One genomic region from Lysobacterales bacterium encodes:
- a CDS encoding glycine zipper 2TM domain-containing protein, with protein MRTRLLITAVLALLLSACVSTAPRSYGPSDGYARCYDCGQVERIDRVYGERESTGAGALLGGIIGGVLGNQVGGGSGRKAATVAGAIAGGVAGNALEKDSRSAPRYELYVLMDDGRRIIVTQPELNGIREGSYVVVSGNRARLQ; from the coding sequence ATGCGTACTCGACTACTGATCACCGCCGTGCTCGCCCTTCTGCTTTCCGCCTGTGTCAGCACCGCGCCGCGCAGCTACGGGCCCAGCGACGGCTACGCACGCTGCTACGACTGCGGCCAGGTCGAGCGCATCGACAGGGTGTACGGCGAGCGCGAATCCACCGGTGCCGGCGCCCTGCTGGGCGGCATCATCGGGGGCGTCCTCGGCAACCAGGTGGGTGGCGGTTCGGGCCGCAAGGCGGCAACCGTGGCCGGCGCGATCGCTGGCGGCGTCGCCGGCAACGCGCTGGAGAAGGATTCACGCTCGGCGCCACGCTACGAACTCTATGTCCTGATGGACGATGGCCGCCGCATCATCGTCACCCAGCCGGAGTTGAACGGCATCCGCGAAGGCAGCTATGTCGTCGTCTCGGGAAACCGCGCGCGCTTGCAGTAA
- a CDS encoding stage II sporulation protein M, translating into MKQAQFETLHAAEWQRLETWLSTGPRRGPLQAATPPPLPNAQPVEALGDLEFPAAYRRLCQQLALAERRGYGQALIERLRSLAERGHLALYRPPRARFGRIVDFFAREFPQRVRAWRGVMLAAGLLYFGPFLVCLVLLQYRPELAPLIMGHELLGQMESMYDPAAKHTRLGRDSGSDLEMFGYYILNNVSIGFRTFAMGLIAGIGAAFALVFNGVFHGSAAGHLTAIGFGDPFWRFVSGHSAPELLAIVLSGGAGLKLGLSLLMPGQRTRLRAFKETGIDGARIILGVFAMLVLAAFIEAFWSSIGSIPALVKYSVGISLWVLFLAWLLLAGRGRGSLHAD; encoded by the coding sequence ATGAAGCAGGCGCAGTTCGAAACCCTGCATGCGGCCGAGTGGCAGCGCCTGGAGACCTGGCTGAGTACCGGCCCGCGGCGCGGCCCACTCCAGGCAGCCACGCCACCGCCGCTGCCCAATGCGCAGCCGGTCGAAGCGCTGGGCGATCTGGAGTTTCCGGCCGCCTATCGACGGCTGTGCCAGCAGCTGGCCCTGGCCGAGCGCCGCGGCTATGGCCAGGCCCTGATCGAGCGCCTGCGCAGCCTGGCCGAACGCGGGCATCTGGCCCTGTATCGCCCGCCGCGCGCGCGCTTCGGCCGCATCGTCGACTTCTTTGCCCGCGAGTTTCCGCAGCGCGTGCGCGCCTGGCGAGGAGTGATGCTGGCGGCGGGCCTGCTCTACTTCGGTCCCTTCCTGGTCTGCCTGGTGCTTCTGCAGTACCGGCCCGAGCTGGCCCCGCTGATCATGGGCCATGAGCTGCTCGGCCAGATGGAATCGATGTACGACCCCGCCGCCAAGCACACGCGGCTGGGGCGCGACAGCGGCTCGGATCTGGAGATGTTCGGGTACTACATCCTCAACAACGTCAGCATCGGTTTCCGCACCTTCGCGATGGGCCTGATCGCCGGCATCGGCGCGGCCTTCGCCCTGGTCTTCAACGGTGTCTTTCACGGCAGCGCCGCCGGCCATCTCACCGCGATCGGTTTCGGCGACCCCTTCTGGCGCTTCGTATCAGGCCATTCCGCGCCCGAGCTGCTGGCCATCGTGCTGTCGGGTGGGGCCGGCCTCAAGCTGGGTCTCAGCCTGCTCATGCCCGGCCAGCGCACGCGCCTGCGCGCCTTCAAAGAAACCGGCATCGACGGCGCACGGATCATCCTCGGTGTCTTCGCCATGCTGGTGCTGGCGGCCTTCATCGAAGCCTTCTGGTCGTCGATCGGCTCGATTCCTGCGCTGGTGAAGTACAGCGTCGGCATCAGTCTCTGGGTGCTGTTCCTCGCCTGGCTGCTGCTGGCCGGGCGCGGCCGTGGGAGCCTGCATGCGGATTGA
- a CDS encoding MoxR family ATPase: MSTETPPAAAPVPTLGTAEASTIVAAIREQIGGAFYGQEQVLDELLVALMAGGHVLLEGVPGLGKTLLVRALSASVACSFARIQFTPDLMPSDVSGHAFYDPKTEGFRIRRGPVFTNLLLADEINRAPAKTQAALLEVMQEGQVTIESRSFPLAPPFMTIATQNPVEQEGTYPLPEAQLDRFLLKILMNYPSHADEVRMVEAVSTGRIAHDFDLSRVRPVAKPETLLGLQQAAAQVRVDPVVLDYAVRICRATREWSGLAMGAGPRGSLALVRAARAQALLSARDFVTPDDLRSIAKPALRHRLSLSPELQIEGRRIDDVLDALLLKVEAPRQ; the protein is encoded by the coding sequence ATGAGCACCGAAACCCCGCCCGCCGCCGCGCCCGTGCCCACCCTTGGCACCGCCGAGGCCTCGACCATCGTCGCCGCCATCCGCGAGCAGATCGGCGGCGCCTTTTACGGCCAGGAACAGGTGCTGGATGAACTGCTCGTCGCGCTGATGGCCGGCGGCCACGTGCTGCTGGAGGGCGTACCTGGCCTGGGCAAGACCCTGCTGGTGCGGGCGCTGTCGGCCTCGGTGGCGTGCAGCTTCGCGCGCATCCAGTTCACGCCCGACCTGATGCCCAGCGACGTCAGCGGCCACGCCTTCTACGACCCCAAGACCGAGGGCTTCCGCATCCGCCGCGGGCCGGTGTTCACGAATCTGCTGCTGGCGGATGAAATCAACCGCGCGCCGGCCAAGACCCAGGCCGCCCTGCTCGAAGTGATGCAGGAGGGCCAGGTCACCATCGAGTCGCGCAGCTTCCCGCTGGCGCCGCCCTTCATGACCATCGCCACCCAGAACCCGGTCGAGCAGGAAGGCACCTACCCGCTGCCCGAAGCCCAGCTCGACCGCTTCCTGCTGAAGATCCTGATGAACTACCCCAGCCACGCCGACGAAGTGCGCATGGTCGAAGCCGTCAGCACCGGCCGCATCGCCCATGACTTCGACCTCTCGCGCGTGCGTCCGGTGGCGAAGCCCGAGACCCTGCTGGGCCTGCAGCAGGCGGCGGCGCAGGTGCGCGTCGACCCGGTGGTGCTGGATTACGCGGTGCGCATCTGTCGCGCCACCCGCGAATGGTCGGGCCTCGCCATGGGCGCCGGCCCGCGCGGCAGCCTTGCTCTCGTGCGCGCCGCGCGCGCCCAGGCGCTGCTGTCGGCGCGCGATTTCGTCACCCCCGACGACCTGCGCAGCATCGCCAAGCCGGCCCTGCGTCATCGCCTCAGCCTGTCGCCCGAACTGCAGATCGAAGGCCGCCGCATTGATGACGTGCTCGACGCTCTGCTGCTGAAGGTGGAGGCGCCGCGGCAGTGA
- a CDS encoding DUF58 domain-containing protein — translation MRPTRLLVLALALLALPGAGFAFGLIGPGPLLGASVALLALAAIDLARLRLLPVPDVERRLPRVVAVGHPLKVELALGGGLSGQRLEIFDLHPAQWPVQDLPQRLALPEQGRSVLSYTLHPQQRGAAHFDGCALRLHAPWRLWTRLVTRPLRSAVRVYPDFARVSHLALVGTDRASRVIGAHQHRRRGEGTEFHQLREYRTGDSLRQIDWKATRRAQKLISRDYQDERNQQVVLLVDTGRRMLAHDGSLSHFDHALNASLLVAFIALRQGDSVGLMASGGDTRWMPPARGLGAIDRLLDTVYDLQPQPVATDYIEAAMQLGARQPRRALVLIVTNARDEDIEDLLAGVRQLQRRHLVCVASLREAMLDELLEQPPQRVDTALEASAAAQYLDQRQRVHTALRAQGATVLDVTATQLPGALVDHYLSMKRAGRL, via the coding sequence GTGAGGCCCACCCGCCTGCTGGTGCTGGCGCTGGCCTTGCTCGCCCTGCCGGGCGCGGGCTTCGCGTTCGGCCTGATCGGCCCCGGCCCGCTGCTGGGCGCCAGCGTCGCGCTGTTGGCGCTGGCCGCCATCGATCTCGCGCGCCTGCGTCTGCTGCCGGTGCCCGACGTGGAGCGCCGCCTGCCGCGCGTGGTCGCAGTAGGACATCCCTTGAAGGTCGAACTCGCACTGGGCGGTGGGCTGTCCGGCCAACGTCTGGAGATCTTCGACCTGCACCCCGCGCAGTGGCCGGTGCAGGATCTGCCGCAGCGCCTCGCCCTGCCCGAGCAGGGACGCAGCGTGCTGAGCTACACGCTTCATCCCCAGCAGCGCGGCGCCGCCCATTTCGACGGCTGCGCCCTGCGCCTGCACGCGCCCTGGCGGCTGTGGACACGCCTGGTCACGCGCCCGCTGCGCAGCGCAGTTCGCGTCTACCCGGACTTCGCCCGCGTCAGCCATCTCGCCCTGGTGGGCACCGACCGCGCCAGCCGCGTCATCGGCGCGCACCAGCACCGCCGTCGCGGCGAAGGCACCGAGTTCCATCAGCTGCGTGAGTACCGCACCGGCGACAGCCTGCGCCAGATCGACTGGAAGGCCACCCGCCGCGCGCAGAAGCTGATCTCGCGCGACTACCAGGACGAGCGCAACCAGCAGGTGGTGCTGCTGGTCGACACCGGCCGCCGCATGCTCGCGCACGACGGCAGCCTCAGCCACTTCGATCACGCCTTGAACGCCAGCCTGCTGGTCGCTTTCATCGCCCTGCGCCAGGGCGACTCGGTGGGCCTGATGGCCAGCGGCGGCGACACGCGCTGGATGCCGCCGGCGCGGGGCCTGGGCGCGATCGACCGCCTGCTCGACACCGTCTACGACCTGCAGCCGCAGCCTGTCGCCACGGACTACATCGAAGCCGCCATGCAGCTCGGCGCACGCCAGCCGCGCCGCGCCCTGGTGCTGATCGTCACCAATGCCCGCGACGAAGACATCGAAGACCTGCTGGCCGGCGTGCGCCAGCTGCAGCGTCGCCACCTGGTCTGCGTCGCCAGCCTGCGCGAGGCCATGCTGGATGAGCTGCTGGAACAGCCGCCGCAGCGCGTCGACACCGCGCTCGAAGCCAGCGCCGCCGCCCAGTACCTCGACCAGCGCCAGCGCGTCCACACCGCCTTGCGCGCCCAAGGCGCCACCGTCCTCGACGTCACCGCCACCCAGCTGCCCGGCGCGCTGGTCGACCACTACCTGTCGATGAAGCGGGCCGGGCGGCTGTAG
- a CDS encoding DUF4350 domain-containing protein → MSRSNLIVAALLLVLAALGVWWWRTFELKEVTRALPLSGEARINPLYGLQQVLRARGLTVNTQAVFRADALPKPPGLVVMSGDLRGLSWSASEQVLAWVHGGGELVVALPPGEEDSAPLLDFFDLFTVPGYTCIEWGYTPPPAALKAAKRARGGAPELPTLDDLFDLDAVRGLDTQWCASLRLLPGEDFDDATFDWSWGNAQDGWLLAGLPHGAGRVVFASDLDFLKTRALRSHSHAALAWQVLAPALEAEPEVLLIYSADLPPLHVLIVRHGWPILLPLLLALLMWLWLRSQRFGPLQPEVAQPRRALREHLRAAAELALRRRHGAALLKPLRQRVLQRLALASPEIAALPARDLAQTLATRHGLSIPAVEQALFGLGIDRPAALAEAVRTLHRLSTRP, encoded by the coding sequence ATGAGCCGCAGCAACCTTATCGTCGCCGCGCTGCTGCTGGTGCTGGCCGCCTTGGGCGTGTGGTGGTGGCGCACCTTCGAGCTGAAGGAAGTCACCCGCGCACTGCCGCTGAGCGGCGAGGCGCGCATCAACCCCCTGTACGGGCTGCAGCAGGTGCTGCGCGCGCGCGGGCTCACCGTCAACACGCAGGCGGTGTTCCGCGCCGATGCGCTGCCCAAGCCGCCGGGGCTGGTGGTGATGAGCGGCGATTTGCGCGGGCTGTCGTGGAGCGCGAGCGAACAGGTGCTCGCCTGGGTCCACGGTGGCGGCGAGCTGGTCGTGGCGCTGCCGCCCGGTGAGGAGGACTCGGCCCCGCTGCTGGACTTCTTTGATCTGTTCACCGTGCCGGGCTACACCTGCATCGAGTGGGGCTATACGCCACCGCCGGCTGCGCTGAAGGCCGCCAAACGCGCCCGCGGCGGTGCGCCCGAGCTGCCCACGCTCGACGACCTGTTCGACCTCGACGCCGTGCGCGGCCTCGACACGCAGTGGTGCGCCTCGCTGCGCCTGCTGCCGGGCGAGGACTTCGACGACGCTACGTTCGACTGGAGCTGGGGCAATGCCCAGGACGGCTGGCTGCTGGCAGGCCTGCCGCATGGCGCCGGCCGCGTGGTGTTCGCCAGTGATCTGGACTTTCTGAAGACCCGCGCACTGCGCTCGCACAGCCATGCCGCCCTGGCCTGGCAGGTGCTGGCGCCGGCGCTTGAGGCCGAACCGGAAGTGCTGCTGATCTACTCGGCCGACCTGCCGCCGCTGCACGTGCTGATCGTCCGCCACGGCTGGCCGATCCTGCTGCCGTTGCTGCTCGCCCTGCTCATGTGGCTGTGGCTGCGCAGCCAGCGCTTCGGGCCGCTGCAGCCGGAAGTCGCCCAGCCCCGTCGGGCCCTGCGCGAGCACCTGCGTGCCGCCGCCGAGCTGGCCCTGCGCCGACGTCACGGCGCGGCGCTGCTCAAGCCCTTGCGCCAGCGCGTCCTGCAGCGGCTGGCGCTGGCTTCACCCGAGATCGCCGCACTGCCCGCCCGCGATCTCGCCCAGACCCTGGCCACGCGCCACGGGCTTTCCATCCCTGCCGTCGAACAGGCCCTGTTCGGCCTCGGCATCGACCGCCCGGCCGCACTGGCCGAGGCGGTGCGCACCCTTCATCGACTGAGCACTCGCCCATGA
- a CDS encoding DUF4129 domain-containing protein yields the protein MRIDDLSVVLRPRSGWEAVELGFALTRRHARVVWLSWLATTLPVFAALNAAAWWLDLMWLPPLLLWWLKPAFERAPLYVLSRGVFGAAPGVRETLRGQFHFARSIWPWLLWLRLSPSRALLMPVDLLEGVSGPLRRARRQALARNASGTAALVLLVCANVEALLALGLIGLALSLTPIEFMEPAAQALWETLFEAPPLWAQLLLNLIFWIGASLIAPFYVGAGFALYLNRRTQIEAWDIELGFRRLVARVSGSGQALLALLAPLLLLLSLSLAAPAQAQDEAAADAPKVEEAFDDSEPSLRTRPEEPTRYDHVGPGGSSDIKPQGGDRLRQVFAHEYREGTDAFVVQAAEVYEQDALSPVDTQTIWVPREQPQARRQQSNLDLGWLHSLGRGLAFVMENILWLVAAALLVLLIATHRRWLPVLGVQIERRSGPRLRHEDAAQAPEPLPENLLEAAQALWAQGQRRAALALLYAGGVERVVEATGEPLPPGSTEADCLRRARRLGAQGFGAVFPRIVQRWQSAAYANRLPSETEFVELVDAWRRSEADRAEGARA from the coding sequence ATGCGGATTGACGATCTCTCCGTGGTGCTGCGCCCGCGCTCGGGATGGGAGGCCGTGGAGCTGGGCTTCGCGCTCACCCGCCGGCATGCACGCGTGGTCTGGCTGAGCTGGCTGGCGACCACCCTGCCCGTCTTCGCCGCGCTCAATGCGGCCGCGTGGTGGCTGGACCTGATGTGGCTGCCGCCGCTGCTGCTGTGGTGGCTGAAGCCAGCCTTCGAGCGCGCGCCGCTGTATGTGCTCTCGCGCGGCGTGTTCGGCGCCGCACCCGGCGTACGCGAAACCCTGCGCGGGCAGTTCCACTTCGCCCGCTCGATCTGGCCCTGGCTGCTGTGGCTGCGCCTGTCGCCCTCGCGCGCGCTGCTGATGCCGGTCGATCTGCTGGAGGGTGTCAGTGGCCCCCTGCGGCGCGCGCGCCGCCAGGCCTTGGCGCGCAATGCCAGCGGCACCGCAGCACTGGTGCTGCTGGTCTGCGCCAATGTCGAGGCCCTGCTGGCCTTGGGCCTGATCGGCCTTGCCCTCTCGCTGACCCCGATCGAGTTCATGGAGCCCGCCGCCCAGGCCCTGTGGGAAACCCTGTTCGAGGCGCCGCCGCTGTGGGCGCAGCTGCTGCTCAACCTGATCTTCTGGATCGGCGCCAGCCTGATCGCGCCCTTCTACGTGGGCGCGGGCTTCGCGCTCTACCTCAACCGCCGCACGCAGATCGAAGCCTGGGACATCGAACTGGGCTTCCGCCGGCTGGTGGCGCGGGTCTCCGGCAGTGGACAGGCGCTACTCGCGCTGCTGGCGCCGCTGCTGTTGCTGCTCAGCCTCTCGCTGGCGGCACCGGCGCAGGCACAGGACGAGGCCGCAGCGGACGCGCCCAAGGTCGAAGAGGCGTTCGATGACTCCGAGCCCAGCCTGCGCACCCGGCCCGAAGAGCCCACCCGCTACGACCATGTCGGCCCGGGCGGATCGAGCGATATCAAGCCGCAGGGCGGAGATCGCCTGCGCCAGGTGTTCGCCCACGAGTATCGCGAGGGTACCGACGCATTCGTGGTGCAGGCGGCCGAGGTCTACGAGCAGGACGCCCTGAGCCCCGTCGACACGCAGACGATCTGGGTGCCGCGCGAGCAGCCGCAGGCGCGCCGTCAGCAGTCGAACCTCGATCTCGGCTGGCTGCACAGCCTGGGTCGAGGGCTCGCCTTCGTGATGGAAAACATCCTCTGGCTGGTCGCCGCGGCCCTGCTGGTCCTGCTCATCGCCACCCACCGGCGCTGGCTGCCTGTGCTGGGCGTGCAGATCGAACGTCGCAGCGGCCCGCGCCTGCGTCACGAAGACGCCGCCCAGGCGCCCGAGCCCCTGCCCGAAAACCTGCTCGAAGCCGCCCAGGCGCTGTGGGCGCAGGGCCAGCGCCGCGCCGCCCTGGCGCTGCTGTACGCCGGCGGCGTCGAGCGCGTCGTCGAAGCCACCGGCGAGCCATTGCCGCCCGGCAGCACCGAGGCCGACTGCCTGCGGCGCGCACGGCGCCTCGGCGCGCAGGGCTTTGGCGCGGTGTTCCCGCGGATCGTGCAGCGCTGGCAGTCGGCGGCCTATGCCAACCGCTTGCCCAGCGAGACGGAGTTCGTGGAGCTGGTGGACGCCTGGCGACGCAGTGAGGCCGATCGGGCCGAAGGCGCGCGCGCATGA
- a CDS encoding FG-GAP repeat protein: protein MRSTPSLFWIATLLLSLVALPVQAASYSLRQTLVAEASGEGAPARGFGSQVAVDGDLAVVSDLTAVLSLRRAMVRTYVRSAGVWTEQAQVLSFDTGAPQNLVKLALGGGTLALLYRPSSGGTQQRIYRWQSGQWQSEFSAGSSDLFESVATDGFIAVFGHPATSVSNPNFSSGFLRVLRRDQAGAWNSTQVTPNGSQALQRFGHSVAIAAGAIAVGSPGFDVTHSGNGQLFTDAGAAYVFELTGDTWNQAARLLEPDAELANSIGFGHAVAISGANPATPDRLLVSSQRNRNSAGAHVRSYTRSSGVWTPRQLFSSNTDDCFGCSLSLDGNWAVLGAPDSDVTDNFAGKAVVMQFANNFQSVLSTTERFDAAGARNDAMGSSVSIDRSGPTLFVGAPGSEVYGNPSEGVVMVGRGGEFGDPVPRTVRRLDLGQGLTNAIYGYALDSDGDTLVIGAPEEDVGLQQGRGAAYVLRRDSAGNYVQPQRLLAPDGAVGDQYGSAIALRGDVLLVGAPNRTVAGVNEAGTVYAFRRSAGVWTLEAQLIATFPAASGGFGAGLAFDGRTAIVCGRFTTESWVLQRAADGSWTQTQVLPGRCNTPQLAGDLLVLNDHSADAPATDSGQVSTYVRSGGVWTWQSALVGNVAEQRFGWRIALAGDLLAVSSVGGAARPLQVYRRSGSSWLPEASLLPADINSQTGCNSPALSVDRIVLGCEDLPGPDGPGATYVFERVGGSWTQTQKLTHLNPRANEGFGGSVHFHADGTLFIAAVRRAVDFFAQGSVYRYAEPALLSDGFEGD from the coding sequence ATGCGCAGCACACCCTCTCTCTTCTGGATCGCGACCCTGCTGCTGTCGCTGGTCGCTCTCCCCGTGCAGGCAGCCAGCTACAGCCTGCGCCAGACACTGGTAGCCGAGGCTTCAGGCGAAGGCGCCCCGGCCCGCGGCTTCGGCAGCCAAGTGGCGGTCGACGGCGACCTCGCCGTGGTCTCCGACCTCACGGCGGTCCTCAGCCTGCGTCGCGCAATGGTGCGGACCTACGTGCGCAGCGCGGGTGTCTGGACCGAGCAGGCGCAGGTGCTGAGCTTCGATACGGGCGCGCCGCAAAACCTGGTCAAGCTGGCGCTGGGCGGCGGCACCCTGGCCCTGCTGTATCGCCCCAGCAGCGGCGGCACCCAGCAACGCATCTACCGCTGGCAGTCCGGCCAGTGGCAGTCCGAGTTCTCAGCCGGCAGCAGCGACCTGTTCGAGAGCGTGGCTACCGACGGCTTCATCGCCGTGTTCGGCCACCCGGCCACCAGCGTCAGCAACCCCAACTTCAGCTCGGGCTTCCTGCGTGTGCTGCGTCGCGACCAAGCCGGCGCGTGGAACTCGACCCAGGTGACGCCCAACGGCAGTCAGGCGCTGCAGCGCTTCGGCCACTCGGTCGCGATTGCTGCCGGCGCGATCGCGGTCGGCTCGCCCGGGTTCGATGTGACCCATAGCGGCAACGGCCAGCTGTTCACCGATGCCGGCGCCGCCTACGTGTTCGAGCTCACCGGCGACACCTGGAACCAGGCCGCGCGGCTGCTCGAACCCGACGCCGAGCTCGCCAACAGCATCGGTTTCGGCCACGCCGTAGCCATCAGCGGTGCGAATCCTGCGACGCCCGACCGCTTGCTGGTGTCCTCGCAGCGCAACCGCAACAGCGCCGGCGCGCATGTGCGCAGCTACACCCGCAGCAGCGGCGTCTGGACGCCGCGCCAGCTGTTCAGTTCGAACACGGACGACTGCTTCGGCTGCAGCCTCTCGCTCGACGGCAACTGGGCCGTGCTGGGCGCGCCGGACAGCGATGTCACCGACAACTTTGCCGGCAAGGCGGTGGTGATGCAGTTCGCGAACAATTTCCAGAGCGTGCTCTCGACCACCGAGCGCTTCGACGCCGCTGGCGCTCGCAACGACGCCATGGGCAGCAGCGTGTCGATCGACCGCAGCGGCCCCACCCTGTTCGTCGGCGCGCCCGGCTCCGAGGTCTATGGCAACCCCAGCGAGGGTGTGGTCATGGTCGGCCGCGGCGGCGAGTTCGGTGATCCGGTGCCGCGCACGGTGCGCAGGCTGGATCTTGGCCAGGGTCTGACCAATGCCATCTACGGCTACGCCCTCGACAGCGATGGCGACACCCTGGTAATCGGCGCGCCCGAAGAGGATGTGGGCCTGCAGCAGGGCCGCGGCGCGGCCTATGTCCTGCGCCGCGACAGCGCCGGCAACTATGTGCAGCCGCAGCGTCTGCTGGCGCCGGATGGCGCGGTCGGCGATCAGTACGGCTCAGCCATCGCTCTGCGGGGGGATGTGCTGCTGGTGGGCGCGCCCAACCGCACGGTGGCGGGCGTCAACGAAGCCGGCACGGTCTATGCGTTTCGTCGCAGCGCAGGTGTCTGGACGCTGGAAGCGCAGCTGATCGCCACCTTTCCTGCGGCCAGCGGTGGCTTCGGCGCGGGGCTGGCATTCGACGGCAGAACCGCGATCGTCTGCGGACGCTTCACCACCGAATCCTGGGTGCTGCAGCGCGCTGCCGACGGCAGCTGGACGCAGACGCAGGTGCTGCCTGGCCGTTGCAATACGCCGCAGCTTGCTGGCGACCTGCTGGTGCTCAACGACCACTCCGCCGACGCGCCGGCGACGGACTCCGGCCAGGTCAGCACCTATGTGCGCAGCGGCGGGGTCTGGACCTGGCAGAGTGCGCTGGTCGGCAATGTGGCCGAGCAACGCTTCGGCTGGAGGATCGCCCTGGCTGGCGATCTGCTTGCGGTGTCATCTGTGGGCGGCGCGGCGCGACCGCTGCAGGTCTATCGTCGCAGCGGCAGCAGCTGGTTGCCGGAGGCCTCGCTGCTGCCCGCCGACATCAATTCCCAAACCGGTTGCAACTCGCCCGCGCTGAGCGTCGATCGTATCGTTCTGGGCTGCGAGGACCTGCCGGGGCCGGACGGGCCGGGCGCCACCTATGTGTTCGAGCGGGTCGGCGGCAGCTGGACCCAGACCCAGAAGCTGACCCACCTCAACCCGCGCGCGAACGAAGGCTTCGGCGGCAGCGTTCACTTCCATGCTGACGGCACCCTGTTCATCGCCGCGGTGCGCAGGGCAGTGGACTTCTTTGCCCAGGGCTCGGTGTACCGCTATGCCGAGCCGGCCCTGCTGAGCGATGGATTCGAGGGTGACTGA
- a CDS encoding tRNA threonylcarbamoyladenosine dehydratase: protein MNAIAERTRFSGIDRLYGVGSVERLSRAHVCIVGVGGVGSWAAEALARSGLGRLTLIDADDICVSNVNRQLHALDGEFGRLKVEVLAERLKRINPHLQVDALAQFLTPSTLDPLLLRGYDAVLDACDAFRVKVEMIAFCRRRKIPIVVSGSAGGRADPTLIEVRDLSRTEHDALLALVRKKLRAEFNFPKNRDRYFGVSAVFSRENVRYPQADGSVCGLRPEGGDSLGLDCGGGLGAATHVTASFAFAAVGKLLEKLLRSEAAPKVAGAVSREGAEQTPSRLA from the coding sequence ATGAACGCCATCGCCGAACGCACGCGCTTCTCCGGTATCGATCGTCTGTACGGCGTGGGCAGCGTCGAGCGCCTGTCGCGAGCGCATGTGTGCATTGTCGGGGTCGGCGGCGTGGGCTCGTGGGCGGCGGAAGCGCTGGCGCGAAGCGGGCTGGGGCGGCTCACCCTGATCGATGCCGACGACATCTGCGTCAGCAACGTCAATCGCCAGCTGCATGCGCTGGATGGCGAGTTCGGCAGGCTCAAGGTCGAGGTGCTGGCCGAGCGCCTGAAGCGCATCAACCCGCACCTCCAGGTGGATGCGCTCGCCCAGTTCCTCACGCCTTCGACGCTCGATCCGCTGCTGCTGCGCGGCTACGACGCGGTGCTGGACGCCTGCGATGCCTTCCGGGTCAAGGTCGAGATGATCGCATTTTGCCGGCGCCGCAAGATCCCGATCGTGGTCAGCGGCTCCGCCGGCGGGCGCGCCGATCCCACCCTGATTGAAGTGCGCGACCTTTCGCGCACCGAACACGACGCCCTGCTGGCGCTGGTGCGCAAGAAGCTGCGCGCTGAGTTCAATTTCCCCAAGAACCGCGACCGCTACTTCGGCGTGTCGGCGGTGTTTTCGCGCGAGAACGTGCGCTATCCGCAGGCGGACGGCAGCGTCTGTGGGCTGCGCCCGGAGGGCGGCGACAGCCTGGGCCTCGACTGCGGCGGCGGGCTGGGCGCAGCGACGCATGTGACCGCAAGCTTCGCGTTTGCAGCGGTCGGCAAGCTGCTGGAGAAGCTGTTGCGAAGCGAGGCAGCGCCCAAGGTGGCAGGGGCGGTCTCTCGCGAAGGCGCGGAGCAGACGCCCTCACGCTTGGCGTGA
- a CDS encoding RDD family protein — MTARPLLDTRIEIETPEGIRLYLLPAGMAPRAIAWVLDLVLRLIVLWLLGLGLLFMGRAGSGLHMIAMFALMWLYPVLFELFWRGQTPGKRVLGLRVVHADGTPVGWVASATRNLLRTFDMLPFGYAVGVVSSLLDGRSRRLGDMAAGTLVVHVPPPPRAHASIGAAPVDPPPLQRGEREALIEFGERHAQLSAERQLELAGLLQPLSGRAGEAGLQQVLGMAAALTGQRGNSR, encoded by the coding sequence ATGACTGCGCGCCCGCTGCTCGACACCCGCATCGAGATCGAAACCCCCGAGGGCATCCGCCTCTATCTGCTGCCGGCCGGCATGGCGCCGCGGGCGATCGCCTGGGTGCTCGATCTGGTTCTTCGGCTCATCGTGCTGTGGCTGCTGGGCCTGGGCCTGTTGTTCATGGGGCGCGCCGGCAGCGGCCTGCACATGATCGCGATGTTCGCCCTGATGTGGCTCTATCCCGTCCTGTTCGAGCTGTTCTGGCGTGGCCAGACGCCCGGCAAAAGGGTGCTCGGCCTGCGCGTCGTGCACGCCGACGGTACCCCGGTAGGCTGGGTGGCATCAGCCACGCGCAACTTGCTGCGCACCTTCGACATGCTGCCTTTCGGCTACGCGGTGGGGGTGGTTTCCAGCCTGCTCGACGGTCGCAGCCGCCGGCTGGGCGATATGGCCGCCGGCACCCTCGTCGTGCATGTACCCCCGCCACCGCGGGCGCATGCGTCGATCGGCGCAGCGCCTGTCGATCCGCCGCCGCTGCAGCGTGGCGAGCGCGAGGCCCTGATCGAGTTCGGCGAGCGCCACGCCCAGCTCAGCGCCGAACGGCAGCTGGAATTGGCCGGGCTGCTGCAGCCGCTCAGCGGTCGCGCCGGCGAAGCCGGCCTGCAGCAGGTGCTCGGCATGGCGGCAGCGCTGACCGGCCAGCGCGGGAACAGCCGATGA